From Chryseobacterium sp. H1D6B, a single genomic window includes:
- a CDS encoding deoxyuridine 5'-triphosphate nucleotidohydrolase → MEYSKEFKAALSNFSPIEKDRLIFRLLKKDKLLSKKLYFELIDQEDVDTKRNAMEEIIEEKILLASKYIGNQKYFLGLVRKLSAELTEHVKITTDKFGEVSLNLFLVDKILKYNQELSRQRFDNVYKLYLYLINKIVKALILVKKLDEDYWMEIDEVLESLNKKIQENNYLQKLFINNSIDFNWLQCEKIPDNLDLIVKEIRGQGFLR, encoded by the coding sequence ATGGAGTATTCAAAAGAATTTAAAGCAGCGTTAAGCAATTTTTCACCTATCGAAAAAGACCGTTTAATTTTCAGGCTGTTAAAGAAAGATAAGCTTCTGTCTAAAAAACTGTATTTCGAACTCATTGATCAAGAAGATGTTGACACAAAAAGAAATGCAATGGAGGAGATTATTGAAGAAAAGATTCTTCTAGCTTCAAAATATATTGGAAATCAAAAGTATTTTTTAGGGCTGGTTAGAAAACTAAGCGCAGAACTTACTGAACATGTAAAAATTACTACTGATAAATTCGGAGAAGTTTCACTTAATTTATTTCTTGTAGATAAAATTTTAAAATACAACCAGGAGCTCAGCCGTCAAAGATTTGATAATGTTTACAAACTTTATCTTTATCTGATCAACAAGATTGTAAAAGCTTTAATTTTAGTTAAAAAATTAGATGAAGACTACTGGATGGAGATTGATGAAGTTTTAGAAAGTCTCAATAAAAAAATACAGGAAAATAATTACCTGCAGAAGCTTTTCATTAATAACAGTATTGATTTTAATTGGCTTCAGTGCGAAAAAATTCCCGATAACTTAGACTTGATAGTGAAGGAAATAAGAGGACAGGGATTTTTAAGATAA
- a CDS encoding glycosyltransferase N-terminal domain-containing protein, with protein sequence MNFLYNIFVNLLIFGMKVFSLFDEKTRKGIDGRRHSLDLVKSAFTKSDKVIWMHAASLGEYEQGLPVLEKLKEKFPNYKILVTFFSPSGYENVIKKKHIADVICYLPFDRKKNIEEFTSQFTTELFFTVKYDYWYNLLNTLKEHHAKIYVISALFYDSQAYFTSYGKWFVKQLQKNIDWFFHQTQRSYVLAKSVGLTEASVTGDTRFDRVKQLRERDNHVDFIKDFIGNEKAVVFGSSWQAEEKIAVLISEKTNDAKIIIAPHDLKRVHHLKQTFPDALLYSEIEKSRPSFKNQEVLIIDSIGLLSKLYSYADIAVVGGGFHDAGLHNILEAAAFGAPVIFGNQYKKNPEADHLIAEEGGKSFENEHLAADFVLYLMNNPEILDEMGQNAEQFILSQPEASDLIVEKINLS encoded by the coding sequence TTGAATTTTCTTTATAACATATTTGTAAATCTTCTCATCTTCGGAATGAAAGTTTTTTCGTTGTTTGATGAAAAAACCAGAAAAGGGATTGATGGAAGAAGGCATTCTTTAGACTTGGTGAAATCGGCATTTACAAAATCGGATAAAGTAATCTGGATGCATGCGGCAAGTTTAGGTGAATATGAGCAGGGGCTTCCTGTTTTAGAAAAGCTTAAAGAGAAATTTCCAAATTATAAAATTCTAGTCACTTTTTTCTCACCGTCCGGCTATGAAAATGTAATTAAAAAGAAACATATCGCCGATGTAATCTGTTATCTTCCTTTTGATAGAAAAAAAAATATTGAGGAATTTACTTCGCAGTTTACCACAGAATTATTCTTTACCGTTAAATACGATTACTGGTATAATCTGCTTAATACATTAAAAGAACACCACGCAAAAATATATGTGATCTCTGCTTTGTTTTATGACAGTCAGGCTTATTTTACATCGTACGGCAAATGGTTTGTGAAACAACTGCAGAAAAATATTGACTGGTTTTTTCATCAGACCCAGCGTTCTTATGTTCTTGCGAAAAGTGTTGGATTAACAGAGGCTTCTGTAACGGGGGATACTAGATTTGACAGAGTAAAGCAGTTAAGAGAAAGAGATAATCATGTAGATTTTATCAAAGATTTTATTGGAAATGAAAAAGCTGTTGTTTTTGGAAGTTCCTGGCAGGCTGAAGAGAAAATTGCAGTACTGATCTCTGAGAAAACTAATGATGCAAAGATCATTATTGCTCCGCATGATTTAAAAAGAGTCCACCATCTAAAACAAACTTTCCCAGACGCTTTATTGTATAGTGAAATAGAAAAGAGCCGGCCGTCATTTAAGAATCAGGAAGTGCTTATAATAGATAGTATAGGTTTACTGTCAAAACTATATTCTTATGCAGATATTGCAGTTGTAGGAGGTGGTTTTCATGATGCCGGACTGCATAATATCTTGGAAGCGGCTGCATTTGGAGCTCCTGTTATTTTTGGAAATCAGTACAAAAAGAATCCTGAAGCAGATCATTTAATTGCTGAAGAAGGCGGTAAGTCTTTTGAAAATGAACATTTAGCTGCAGATTTTGTTTTATATCTGATGAACAATCCTGAAATATTAGATGAGATGGGACAGAATGCTGAACAATTCATTCTTTCTCAGCCGGAAGCGAGTGATCTTATTGTTGAGAAAATAAATTTATCTTAA
- a CDS encoding cupin domain-containing protein, which translates to MITSKNNSEHYIWGENCDSWVLNNSQNLSVKQEKIPSHTSEQFHFHENAEQFFYILGGEAVFYIQDEKILVKKGQGISILPRTKHYISNESTEDLEFLVISSPSTNNDRILI; encoded by the coding sequence ATGATAACTTCTAAAAATAATTCTGAACATTATATTTGGGGAGAGAATTGTGACAGCTGGGTTCTGAACAATTCCCAGAATTTATCTGTGAAACAGGAGAAGATACCTTCTCATACTTCAGAGCAGTTTCATTTCCATGAAAATGCAGAACAGTTTTTTTATATTTTAGGAGGTGAAGCGGTGTTTTACATTCAGGATGAAAAAATTTTGGTGAAGAAAGGGCAGGGGATTTCAATCTTACCGAGAACCAAACATTATATAAGTAATGAATCGACAGAAGATTTAGAATTTTTAGTAATTTCGAGTCCGTCAACTAATAATGATAGAATTTTAATTTAA
- a CDS encoding DUF1648 domain-containing protein produces the protein MGETIFTIFDIINLALVVFLCGLTIKKYMILPNRIPIHFDFEGKPDNYGNKNFAFLFPIMGLIFYGGFYFISSSPDLVNYSVAITETNKDKQFFIGILFMKWMLLIVLLLFINIQDYMFRYSFNEKTRLRVPIWAPLVLIFFSVAAFIIISSINK, from the coding sequence ATGGGAGAGACGATTTTTACAATTTTTGACATTATCAATCTCGCATTGGTTGTTTTTTTATGTGGTCTTACGATCAAAAAATATATGATACTTCCCAATAGAATTCCGATTCATTTTGATTTTGAAGGAAAGCCTGATAATTATGGAAATAAAAACTTTGCTTTTCTCTTTCCCATAATGGGGTTGATTTTTTACGGTGGATTTTATTTTATCAGCTCAAGCCCTGACCTTGTAAATTATTCTGTTGCGATCACAGAAACGAATAAGGATAAACAATTTTTTATAGGGATATTGTTTATGAAATGGATGCTGCTGATTGTCCTGCTTCTATTTATTAATATTCAGGATTATATGTTCAGATACAGTTTTAATGAAAAGACTAGGCTTAGAGTGCCGATCTGGGCTCCGCTTGTCCTTATATTTTTTAGTGTAGCAGCATTTATTATAATTTCTTCAATAAACAAATGA
- a CDS encoding C40 family peptidase: MNKGICIVTVAPVRAENSDRAEIVTEILFGESADILEVNKNWTKIKMHYDGYEGWMDTKQIKPVADEELANRKVTLITEDFSSVMMKDGKTLLSMGSEVEFPAVASRRSHDLRESIALTAKEFLNVPYLWGGKSFFAVDCSGFSQLVYKIHNVKLPRDTYQQAEIGEALSFVEESQPGDLAFFENSEGKIIHVGIMLENQKIIHASGKVRIDTLDSTGIFNKEMNKHTHKLRVIKNVL; encoded by the coding sequence ATGAATAAAGGAATTTGTATTGTTACAGTAGCTCCGGTTCGTGCAGAAAATTCTGACAGGGCAGAGATCGTTACGGAAATATTATTTGGTGAAAGTGCAGATATTTTGGAGGTGAATAAAAACTGGACTAAAATAAAAATGCATTATGACGGCTATGAAGGATGGATGGATACCAAACAAATAAAACCTGTAGCAGATGAAGAGCTGGCTAATAGAAAAGTGACTTTAATCACTGAAGATTTTTCTTCTGTAATGATGAAAGACGGAAAAACCCTTCTTTCTATGGGCTCTGAAGTAGAGTTTCCAGCGGTGGCTTCAAGGCGGAGTCATGATTTGAGAGAAAGTATTGCACTTACAGCTAAAGAATTTTTAAATGTACCCTATTTATGGGGCGGGAAAAGCTTTTTTGCAGTAGACTGTTCTGGTTTTTCACAGCTGGTCTATAAAATTCACAATGTTAAACTTCCAAGAGACACCTATCAACAGGCGGAAATTGGTGAAGCATTAAGTTTTGTTGAAGAAAGCCAGCCCGGTGATTTAGCATTTTTTGAAAATTCTGAAGGCAAGATTATTCACGTAGGAATTATGCTGGAGAATCAAAAAATTATTCATGCTTCAGGAAAAGTGAGAATCGATACATTAGATTCTACAGGTATTTTCAATAAAGAAATGAATAAGCATACTCATAAACTAAGGGTAATCAAAAACGTTCTTTAA
- a CDS encoding O-methyltransferase — MSFFEEKNPEMDRYLETHASSEPEILKKLRRETFQKTTQPHMISGYQQGRLLTIISQMIRPENILEIGTFTGYATLCLTAGLSKNGKITTLDVNEDLAYLPKKYFSESEYADQIDFKLQDAKEFLKETKDIFDLVFIDADKENYVEYFKLIKSRTKSGSIVMFDNVLWYGKVLEENPKQRSTQIIKELNDLIANDEDFENLILPLRDGVNFLRKK; from the coding sequence ATGAGCTTTTTTGAAGAAAAGAATCCTGAAATGGACAGGTATTTGGAAACACATGCTTCCTCTGAACCTGAAATTCTGAAAAAATTAAGAAGAGAAACTTTCCAGAAAACCACACAGCCCCATATGATCTCTGGCTATCAGCAGGGAAGATTATTGACGATTATTTCTCAAATGATCCGTCCTGAAAATATTTTGGAAATAGGAACCTTTACAGGATATGCGACACTTTGTTTAACAGCCGGTTTATCTAAAAATGGAAAAATAACAACGTTGGATGTCAATGAGGATTTGGCTTATTTGCCAAAAAAATATTTTTCAGAAAGTGAATATGCCGATCAAATTGATTTTAAACTTCAAGATGCCAAGGAATTTTTAAAAGAAACAAAAGACATTTTTGATCTTGTTTTTATTGATGCAGATAAAGAAAATTATGTTGAATATTTTAAACTTATCAAATCTAGGACAAAATCGGGGTCTATAGTTATGTTTGACAACGTTTTGTGGTATGGAAAAGTGTTGGAAGAAAACCCTAAGCAGCGGTCAACACAAATTATAAAGGAACTCAATGATTTGATAGCAAATGACGAAGATTTTGAAAATCTTATTTTACCTTTGCGAGACGGGGTAAATTTTCTTCGTAAGAAATAA
- a CDS encoding OmpA family protein, with translation MKIFKILAVSAMVLGMTSCISKKQYDALSINYKQCIENIGERQREIQDLKSQNSALTGENNLLKSQHDALKSSLDACLSNTGKSSSNIDKLVGEINASNSYIKQLISNNAKNDSLNLALSNKLKRSLDNVTDDDVQVKVLKGVVMISLSDKMLYKTGDYNVLPAAQEVLGKVAKVINDYDKYSVLIEGNTDNAPLSSPNLPKDNWDLSALRGTAVAKVLQTQFGVDPARITAGGRSEYNPKATNMSVSGRAENRRTEIIIMPKLDEFMKLMDIAPKK, from the coding sequence ATGAAGATTTTTAAAATTTTAGCAGTTTCTGCAATGGTGTTGGGAATGACATCTTGTATCAGTAAAAAACAGTATGATGCCCTAAGTATCAACTACAAGCAGTGTATTGAAAATATTGGTGAAAGACAAAGAGAGATTCAGGATTTGAAATCTCAAAACTCTGCATTGACAGGGGAGAATAATTTATTGAAAAGCCAGCACGATGCTTTAAAATCATCTTTGGATGCCTGTTTGTCAAATACAGGAAAAAGTTCATCTAATATTGATAAATTGGTTGGCGAAATTAATGCTTCAAATTCTTATATCAAGCAGCTGATTTCTAATAATGCTAAAAACGACAGTTTAAACCTTGCATTATCAAACAAGCTGAAAAGATCTTTGGATAATGTAACAGATGATGATGTTCAGGTGAAAGTATTGAAAGGAGTTGTAATGATTTCACTTTCAGATAAAATGTTATACAAAACTGGTGATTACAATGTATTGCCGGCTGCTCAGGAAGTTTTGGGTAAAGTGGCTAAAGTGATCAATGATTACGATAAATATTCTGTATTGATCGAAGGTAATACAGATAATGCTCCTTTAAGTTCTCCAAACTTACCAAAAGACAACTGGGATCTTTCTGCATTAAGAGGAACAGCCGTTGCTAAAGTATTACAGACTCAGTTTGGTGTAGATCCTGCAAGAATTACAGCTGGGGGACGTTCTGAATACAATCCTAAAGCTACTAACATGAGCGTTTCAGGAAGAGCAGAAAACAGAAGAACTGAAATCATCATTATGCCTAAGCTAGATGAATTCATGAAATTAATGGATATCGCTCCAAAGAAATAA
- the tilS gene encoding tRNA lysidine(34) synthetase TilS — MLDKLSFKNQLKNLVSLTENQSYLLAVSGGADSMVLLQLFSDLEYTQNENCSNIQVAHINYKLRGEDSESDQKVVQDFCEKRNIKFHLYKVSEKDHQPENSIQLWARNLRYRFFKDIQEKENLDFLVTAHHLNDQLETFIINLSKASGINGLSGIPANDNHILRPLLHFTKEEIYAFAAENNIEFREDLSNKKSDYLRNKIRNEITPKLLETNEHFLENFKKSLSYLNQTKDFVQKQIQAIENNISLFNKEHKILSKERLNLESDFVKFEILKKYGFNQQEEIHKIFKAETGSSFFSKDYQLIINRDELIFVYKTDEKEITDEILLIENFDISKNQITINIEDTIESIDGINKSFKWHFDADKLQFPLRLRKHENGDEFHPSGFLGKKKVSKFFRDEKLSILARQKIWILADRNNSVLGIIPFRQDRRYASDEETKNVLKIFNEK, encoded by the coding sequence ATGCTGGACAAATTAAGTTTTAAAAATCAACTGAAAAATCTTGTCAGCCTGACTGAAAACCAAAGCTATCTTTTAGCCGTAAGCGGCGGTGCTGACTCTATGGTTTTACTGCAATTATTCAGCGACTTAGAATATACTCAAAATGAAAATTGTTCAAATATTCAGGTTGCCCATATCAACTATAAACTTCGTGGAGAAGATTCCGAATCGGATCAAAAAGTAGTACAGGATTTTTGTGAAAAACGTAATATTAAATTTCATTTATATAAGGTATCAGAAAAAGATCATCAACCTGAAAACTCAATTCAGCTTTGGGCCAGAAATCTTCGTTACCGCTTTTTTAAAGATATTCAGGAAAAAGAAAATTTAGATTTTTTAGTAACAGCCCATCATTTGAATGACCAGCTGGAAACCTTTATCATTAATCTCTCAAAAGCATCCGGAATTAACGGTTTAAGCGGAATCCCAGCCAATGACAACCATATCCTCCGGCCTCTTTTACATTTCACAAAAGAAGAAATCTATGCTTTTGCCGCAGAAAACAATATTGAATTCAGGGAAGATCTTTCCAATAAGAAAAGTGATTATCTAAGAAACAAAATCCGTAATGAAATCACTCCTAAACTGTTAGAAACCAATGAACACTTCCTAGAAAACTTCAAAAAAAGTTTATCCTATTTGAACCAGACGAAGGATTTTGTTCAGAAACAAATTCAGGCAATTGAAAATAATATTTCCTTATTTAACAAAGAACATAAAATCCTATCCAAAGAAAGGCTGAATCTGGAAAGCGATTTTGTAAAGTTTGAAATTTTAAAAAAATACGGTTTCAATCAACAGGAAGAAATTCATAAAATTTTCAAAGCCGAAACTGGCAGCTCTTTTTTCTCAAAAGATTACCAATTGATTATTAATAGAGATGAATTGATTTTCGTTTATAAAACCGATGAAAAAGAAATTACAGATGAAATTCTCCTGATTGAAAATTTTGACATTTCTAAAAACCAAATCACCATTAATATCGAAGATACTATTGAAAGCATCGACGGAATCAATAAGTCTTTTAAATGGCATTTTGATGCTGATAAACTTCAGTTTCCATTACGATTAAGGAAACACGAAAATGGAGATGAGTTTCATCCGTCGGGGTTTTTAGGGAAAAAGAAGGTTTCTAAGTTTTTTAGGGACGAAAAATTATCTATTTTAGCGAGGCAAAAAATTTGGATATTGGCTGACCGTAATAATTCTGTTCTTGGAATTATACCTTTCAGGCAAGACAGAAGATACGCAAGTGATGAGGAGACAAAAAATGTTCTCAAAATTTTTAATGAAAAGTAA
- a CDS encoding thioredoxin family protein, with amino-acid sequence MKIKNWLLLILLFLFTGINAQIKNPVKFKFTVNDLGNNQYEAVLNATLESGWHIYSRDLPPDTGIPTEYKVSGKNIELIGKFQEVGKKHEEFSEAFGGTIVFYSNSAGFKQKFKLKDPAKPADVTSEITYQTCDDRVCLAPNTLEFNQKITPKGSAEETASETTTQTAKDSVKTLETIVENPVKDQITVTENSKLDPKKLKIETLDFKNPLTECGNAAVNLGENYWTYLLLGFIGGLIALLTPCVFPMIPLTVSFFTKGNKNKAKGKRDALIYGFFILLIFVLLSVPFHLIDGIAGNVFNEISTSVWLNIVFFIIFIFFAGSFFGYYDITLPSSIANKSSKAEEAGGIIGIFFMALTLVIVSFSCTGPILGSLLGSAITGSANVPMLLTFALAGFGLAWAIIFGLLALFPQALQSLPKSGGWMNTVKVVLGFVELALALKFLSKADLVSKTFFLKRELFIAIWIIIAVGLALYLFGLIKFPHDDKKPKISITRKIIGILGIGFVIYLIQGLIPSERPKLQLLSGILPPLNVSYFHDEKDGILGMHPEHDFFKAIEVAKKENKPILIDFTGYGCENCRKMEEFVWSQPDILPILQNDVVLASLYVDDKEELPENEQTKIDLGEGQIKKVKTIGDRWSLFQQVNFNNNSQPHYVLVTPDGKVINPPVSGYMQKEDFKKFLECGVNYYKKNK; translated from the coding sequence ATGAAGATTAAAAACTGGCTTTTATTAATTCTCCTATTTTTATTTACGGGAATTAACGCACAAATAAAAAATCCTGTGAAGTTTAAATTCACAGTTAATGATTTAGGCAACAATCAATATGAAGCTGTTCTTAACGCTACTTTAGAAAGCGGATGGCATATTTACTCCAGAGATTTACCGCCCGATACAGGGATTCCTACTGAATATAAAGTATCAGGGAAAAATATTGAATTGATTGGAAAATTTCAGGAAGTTGGAAAAAAGCATGAAGAATTTTCGGAAGCTTTCGGAGGAACTATTGTTTTTTATTCCAACAGTGCTGGTTTTAAACAAAAATTTAAACTTAAGGATCCTGCAAAACCTGCAGATGTAACTTCAGAGATTACCTACCAAACGTGTGACGACAGGGTATGTTTAGCTCCGAACACATTAGAATTCAACCAGAAGATCACTCCAAAAGGGTCAGCGGAAGAGACGGCATCTGAAACTACAACTCAAACGGCAAAAGATTCTGTCAAAACTCTTGAAACGATTGTAGAAAATCCGGTTAAAGATCAAATCACTGTTACAGAAAATTCAAAACTTGATCCTAAGAAACTAAAAATTGAGACTTTAGATTTTAAAAATCCTTTAACAGAATGCGGCAATGCAGCAGTAAACTTAGGTGAAAACTACTGGACTTATTTATTATTAGGTTTTATTGGAGGGCTAATTGCACTCTTAACACCATGTGTTTTTCCGATGATTCCTTTAACAGTTTCATTCTTTACAAAAGGAAATAAGAACAAGGCAAAAGGTAAAAGAGACGCTCTTATTTATGGATTTTTCATTCTTTTAATCTTTGTATTATTAAGTGTCCCTTTTCATTTAATTGACGGGATTGCAGGAAATGTTTTTAATGAAATCTCAACAAGCGTCTGGCTGAATATTGTATTCTTTATCATATTCATTTTCTTTGCAGGAAGCTTTTTTGGGTACTACGATATTACTTTACCTAGTTCTATTGCCAACAAATCTTCTAAAGCAGAGGAAGCAGGTGGAATTATTGGTATTTTCTTCATGGCTTTAACGCTGGTTATTGTTTCTTTCTCTTGTACAGGTCCTATTTTGGGAAGCTTACTGGGAAGCGCCATTACAGGTTCCGCAAATGTACCGATGCTGCTTACTTTTGCACTGGCTGGATTCGGATTAGCCTGGGCTATTATATTTGGCCTTTTAGCATTATTCCCGCAGGCACTGCAGAGTCTTCCAAAATCAGGAGGCTGGATGAATACAGTGAAAGTAGTGTTAGGTTTTGTAGAATTAGCACTGGCTTTAAAATTCTTATCAAAAGCAGACCTGGTTTCTAAAACATTCTTCCTTAAGCGTGAACTTTTCATCGCCATATGGATCATTATTGCTGTAGGATTAGCCCTTTATTTATTTGGATTAATCAAATTCCCTCATGATGATAAAAAACCTAAAATTTCTATCACAAGAAAAATCATAGGGATATTGGGAATTGGATTTGTTATTTATTTAATCCAAGGACTTATTCCGTCAGAGCGTCCAAAACTTCAATTATTAAGCGGAATCCTTCCTCCATTGAATGTAAGTTATTTCCATGATGAGAAAGACGGAATTCTAGGGATGCATCCCGAGCACGATTTCTTTAAAGCTATAGAAGTTGCTAAAAAAGAAAACAAACCGATTCTGATAGATTTCACTGGCTACGGATGTGAAAACTGCAGGAAAATGGAAGAATTCGTCTGGAGCCAGCCGGATATTTTACCAATTCTCCAGAATGATGTTGTGCTTGCCTCTTTATATGTTGATGACAAAGAAGAACTTCCTGAAAATGAACAGACTAAAATCGATTTAGGAGAAGGTCAAATTAAAAAGGTGAAAACAATCGGTGATAGATGGAGCTTATTCCAGCAGGTAAACTTTAATAATAATTCCCAGCCTCACTATGTTCTGGTAACACCAGACGGAAAAGTAATCAACCCGCCTGTTTCAGGATATATGCAGAAAGAGGATTTCAAGAAATTCCTAGAATGCGGAGTAAATTATTACAAAAAGAATAAATAA
- a CDS encoding biopolymer transporter ExbD — translation MAEVIAQEKQGGKQRKKLIKIDMTPMVDLGFLLITFFMFTTNFTKPNVMDLGLPAKGPVENPTHNVIKDKNQVTFIIGKNNRVFYHQSNSNDLNTSNLKETDFNGINISKVISEAYKNAPDQSIFTIIVKPTDDANYKNFVDMLDNIAISKKERYGITDIKPWEKKVYEELSK, via the coding sequence ATGGCTGAAGTTATTGCACAAGAAAAACAAGGAGGAAAACAAAGAAAAAAACTTATAAAAATTGACATGACTCCAATGGTAGATCTAGGGTTTTTATTAATTACCTTTTTCATGTTCACCACTAATTTTACAAAACCCAACGTGATGGATTTAGGGTTACCAGCAAAAGGACCTGTTGAAAATCCAACTCACAATGTAATTAAAGACAAAAACCAAGTTACTTTTATTATTGGAAAAAACAACCGTGTATTTTACCACCAGAGTAATTCAAATGATCTCAATACGAGTAACCTGAAAGAAACTGACTTTAACGGGATCAATATTTCAAAAGTTATTTCTGAAGCCTATAAAAATGCTCCAGATCAAAGTATTTTCACAATCATTGTAAAACCCACAGACGATGCCAACTATAAAAACTTTGTAGATATGCTGGACAATATCGCCATTTCTAAAAAAGAACGTTACGGAATTACCGATATAAAACCTTGGGAAAAGAAAGTTTACGAGGAATTATCAAAATAA
- a CDS encoding alpha/beta hydrolase — protein MLNFKRKGDGKETLVLLHGFMENLSIWNDMEPHLSENFSLLKIDLPGHGQSESLSEVHTMELMAEEVKKVLDDLNLEKVHLLGHSMGGYTSLAFAEKYPESLKSLTLFFSTYFADDDEKKQQRIKSYRLIKEAFPNYARAGIPNLFNPNERDILEGKIEIALETALSTNNLGALACVKGMVARTDKKHIMENLNAKILVLAGKHDNAVKTENTIKNLPDRTNIKSYVLDCGHNGHWEKPIICAEIINTELLHNLPKNLVL, from the coding sequence ATGCTGAACTTTAAGAGAAAAGGAGACGGAAAAGAAACTTTAGTACTGCTTCACGGCTTCATGGAAAATCTGTCTATCTGGAATGACATGGAGCCTCATCTTTCTGAGAACTTTTCACTTTTAAAAATAGATCTGCCTGGTCATGGCCAGTCTGAAAGCCTTTCAGAGGTTCATACCATGGAATTAATGGCAGAGGAAGTGAAAAAAGTATTAGATGATCTTAACTTAGAAAAGGTTCATTTATTGGGGCATTCTATGGGAGGATATACTTCACTAGCCTTTGCTGAAAAATACCCTGAGAGCCTAAAGAGTTTAACATTATTTTTCTCAACTTATTTCGCTGATGATGATGAAAAAAAACAGCAGCGCATCAAAAGCTACAGACTCATTAAAGAAGCTTTTCCTAATTATGCAAGAGCCGGAATTCCTAATTTATTCAATCCTAATGAAAGAGATATCTTAGAAGGAAAAATAGAAATCGCTTTGGAAACAGCTCTTTCCACCAATAATCTAGGTGCTTTAGCCTGCGTGAAAGGAATGGTTGCCCGAACAGATAAAAAACACATTATGGAAAACCTGAATGCTAAAATTTTGGTTTTAGCAGGAAAACACGATAATGCCGTAAAAACAGAAAACACCATTAAAAACCTGCCCGACAGGACGAATATAAAATCTTATGTTTTAGACTGCGGCCATAACGGCCACTGGGAAAAACCAATTATCTGTGCAGAAATTATCAATACAGAACTGCTTCATAACCTGCCTAAAAATTTAGTCCTATAA
- a CDS encoding patatin-like phospholipase family protein: protein MGLFSFKKKKPVIGLTLSGGGMRGIAHIAVLKALEEYGLKPHIISGTSAGSIVGAFYSFGKTPDEMMEIVKETTFFSRSYLRLSKNGLFSSNFILKLFMDHFPEDDFKILKIPVYVATTEMTQGIVDFFSEGPLFQPLLASSSVPFILPPVRIGEKIYVDGGVLDNLPIGPIIDKCDFLIGSHVNSISYEELKHMSLMKEFDRILHLAIAKSVYSKAKSCDIFLDPPKMAKYSLFSKKNMDEMFQQVYDYTCKELEEKGYQKGV, encoded by the coding sequence ATGGGTTTATTCTCTTTCAAAAAAAAGAAACCAGTTATTGGTCTTACACTTTCCGGGGGCGGAATGCGCGGGATTGCCCATATTGCAGTATTAAAAGCCCTGGAAGAGTATGGTCTAAAACCTCATATTATATCCGGCACCAGTGCAGGTTCTATAGTGGGCGCTTTTTATTCTTTCGGTAAAACCCCTGATGAAATGATGGAAATTGTAAAAGAAACCACATTTTTTTCCCGGTCTTATCTAAGACTTTCCAAGAACGGCCTTTTCAGCTCAAATTTTATCCTAAAATTATTTATGGATCATTTTCCTGAGGATGATTTTAAGATCTTAAAAATACCTGTATATGTTGCTACAACAGAAATGACTCAAGGAATTGTTGATTTCTTTTCTGAAGGACCGCTTTTCCAGCCGCTTTTGGCATCTTCCAGTGTTCCATTTATTCTTCCTCCAGTAAGGATAGGAGAAAAAATTTATGTAGACGGCGGTGTTTTAGATAATCTTCCTATCGGGCCCATTATTGATAAATGTGATTTTTTAATAGGTTCACACGTGAATTCAATAAGCTATGAAGAGCTTAAGCATATGAGTTTAATGAAGGAATTTGACAGGATTCTGCATTTAGCCATCGCCAAATCAGTTTATTCTAAAGCAAAGTCCTGTGATATTTTTCTGGATCCTCCCAAAATGGCAAAATACAGTTTATTTTCTAAAAAAAATATGGATGAAATGTTTCAGCAGGTTTATGATTACACCTGTAAAGAGCTCGAAGAAAAAGGATATCAGAAAGGCGTTTAA